The Xenopus laevis strain J_2021 chromosome 5L, Xenopus_laevis_v10.1, whole genome shotgun sequence genome has a segment encoding these proteins:
- the thbs2.L gene encoding thrombospondin-2: MLQRKLLLLHILISFGVSIYGQDEEKEDETNFDLFEISNINKRTIGAKIFRGHESSSPAFRFLRFDHIPPVNSEKVKQITELMQQNEGFILTATMRQDKHNRGTLIAIEGPGISNRLFELVSNGRANTLDLIYWVDGSQNVISLEDVDLADSQWKNITVQLLGENFNLYIGCDLIDSFQLEETFYEHLKADNVKMFLAKGSIRGNHFRGLLQDVRLIFDISIEDVLRKKGCQLSHTGEVNTISEKTEILHLSPMTTEYVGQKIEKQIDFCDHSCDELGSMFTELTRLRILVNNLLDNLQKVSEENQVLWELIGPNKTLKNQSMCWQDGRVFADNEDWIVDSCTKCTCQNSKTVCHQITCPPVHCASPSFIDGECCPMCFPMDSEAGWSPWSEWTECSVTCGSGTQQRGRSCDATSSSCEGSSIQTRTCHPGKCDNRIRQDGGWSHWSPWSACSVTCGIGNITRIRLCNSPKPQLGGKNCTGAGRETKQCEGIPCPINGKWGPWSPWSSCTVTCGGGLRERSRLCNNPKPQYGGKKCGGEPKEKEMCNKQDCPIDGCLSNPCFPGAECNSYPDGSWSCGACPVGFVGNGTFCEDLDECALVSDACFQLGGLHRCVNTDPGYHCLPCPPRYKGTQPFGVGIEVAKKDKQECEPINPCKDKSHNCHKYAECIYIGHFSDPSYKCECRTGYAGDGIICGEDSDLDGWPNNNLICAANATYHCIKDNCPLLPNSGQEDFDKDGVGDACDKDDDNDGVDDEKDNCPLLYNPRQFDYDKDEVGDRCDNCVYVHNPAQIDTDNNGEGDACAADIDGDDILNELDNCPYVYNTNQKDTDMDGVGDQCDNCPLMHNPDQTDVDNDLVGDQCDNNEDIDEDGYQNNLDNCPYIPNANQADHDKDGRGDACDSDDDNDGVPDERDNCRLVYNPDQKDSDGDGRGDACKDDFDNDSIPDIFDVCPENSDISETDFRKFQMVPLDPKGTAQIDPNWVIRHQGKELVQTANSDPGIAVGFDEFSAVDFSGTFYVNTDRDDDYAGFVFGYQSSSRFYVLMWKQVTQTYWEDKPSRAYGYSGVSVKVVNSTTGTGEHLRNALWHTGNTPGEVRTLWHDPKNVGWKDYTAYRWHLTHRPKTGFIRVVVYEGKQIMADSGPLYDKTYAGGRLGLFVFSQEMVYFSDLKYECKDF; encoded by the exons ATGCTACAAAGAAAATTGTTGTTACTACACATCTTGATATCATTCGGTGTTTCTATCTATGGTCAAG ATGAAGAGAAAGAAGATGAAACAAATTTTGATCTATTTGAAATCAGTAACATAAATAAAAGGACAATTGGAGCTAAAATATTTCGTGGACATGAATCCAGCTCTCCAGCATTTCGATTCCTTCGTTTTGATCACATCCCTCCTGTTAATAGTGAGAAGGTGAAGCAGATAACCGAGCTGATGCAACAAAATGAAGGCTTTATTCTTACAGCCACAATGAGACAAGACAAGCACAACAGGGGGACTTTAATTGCAATTGAAGGTCCTGGTATCTCCAATAGACTCTTTGAGCTAGTTTCAAATGGACGAGCCAATACATTGGATCTAATTTATTGGGTTGATGGATCTCAGAATGTTATATCCTTAGAGGATGTTGACCTGGCAGACTCTCAATGGAAAAATATTACAGTTCAGTTGTTGGGTGAAAACTTTAACCTTTATATTGGCTGTGATCTGATAGACAGCTTCCAGTTAGAGGAAACATTTTATGAGCATCTAAAGGCCGATAACGTCAAGATGTTTTTAGCTAAGGGTTCAATACGTGGAAACCACTTTCGG GGACTGCTTCAAGATGTACGTCTAATTTTTGACATATCAATTGAAGATGTTTTGAGAAAGAAAGGCTGTCAGCTAAGCCACACAG GTGAAGTCAATACCAtcagtgaaaaaacagaaattcttCACCTCTCTCCTATGACCACTGAATATGTTGGCCAGAAGATAGAAAAGCAGATTGATTTTTGTGACCACTCTTGTGATGAATTGGGAAGTATGTTCACTGAGCTGACCAGGCTACGCATTCTTGTAAACAACCTTCTAGATAACCTTCAGAAAGtg TCTGAAGAAAACCAAGTATTGTGGGAACTTATTGGGCCCAATAAAACTCTCAAAAACCAGTCAATGTGCTGGCAAGATGGACGTGTGTTTGCAGATAATGAAGACTGGATTGTGGACAGCTGCACAAAATGTACTTGTCAG AATTCAAAAACAGTTTGTCATCAGATTACTTGCCCTCCAGTGCACTGTGCCAGCCCATCCTTCATTGACGGCGAGTGTTGCCCTATGTGCTTCC CAATGGATAGTGAAGCTGGCTGGTCTCCATGGTCTGAGTGGACAGAGTGCTCTGTGACTTGTGGCTCTGGAACACAGCAGCGAGGAAGATCATGTGATGCCACCAGTAGCAGTTGTGAAGGTTCATCTATCCAAACTAGGACATGTCATCCTGGGAAGTGTGACAACCGCA TACGTCAGGATGGTGGCTGGAGTCATTGGTCACCTTGGTCAGCATGTTCTGTCACCTGTGGAATTGGCAATATCACACGTATTCGACTGTGTAACTCCCCTAAACCACAGCTAGGTGGGAAAAACTGTACAGGAGCTGGGCGTGAAACCAAGCAATGTGAAGGAATCCCATGTCCAA TAAATGGGAAATGGGGACCCTGGTCACCTTGGTCCAGCTGTACTGTCACATGTGGTGGAGGTCTGCGAGAGAGATCTCGTCTCTGTAATAACCCCAAGCCACAGTATGGAGGAAAGAAGTGTGGTGGTGAAcctaaagaaaaggaaatgtgCAATAAGCAGGACTGTCCTATTG ATGGATGTTTGTCTAACCCCTGCTTTCCTGGAGCAGAATGCAATAGCTATCCTGATGGATCCTGGTCATGTGGAGCATGTCCGGTTGGTTTTGTCGGCAATGGGACCTTCTGTGAAGATCTTGATGAG TGTGCCCTGGTATCAGATGCTTGCTTCCAATTGGGTGGACTTCATCGCTGTGTGAATACAGATCCAGGCTATCATTGCTTGCCATGCCCACCTCGTTACAAAGGTACCCAGCCTTTTGGTGTAGGCATTGAAGTAGCAAAGAAGGACAAACAA gaATGTGAACCTATAAATCCATGCAAGGATAAAAGTCACAACTGCCACAAATATGCAGAATGTATATACATTGGCCACTTTAGTGACCCTTCCTACAAATGTGAATGCCGAACAGGATATGCGGGCGATGGTATTATCTGCGGTGAAGACTCAGATTTAGACGGATGGCCCAATAATAACTTGATCTGTGCTGCCAATGCCACTTACCATTGTATTAAA GATAATTGCCCTCTCCTGCCTAATTCAGGGCAAGAGGACTTTGACAAGGATGGAGTTGGTGATGCTTGTGACAAAGATGATGACAATGATGGGGTGGATGATGAAAAG GATAATTGTCCCCTGCTTTATAACCCACGTCAGTTTGACTATGACAAAGATGAAGTTGGCGATCGCTGTGATAATTGTGTCTATGTACACAATCCAGCCCAGATTGACACTGACAATAATGGAGAGGGAGATGCTTGTGCTGCTGATATTGATGGTGATG atATCTTGAATGAGCTTGATAATTGCCCATATGTCTATAATACCAACCAGAAAGATACTGATATGGATGGTGTTGGGGACCAGTGTGACAACTGTCCTTTAATGCATAATCCAGACCAG ACTGATGTGGATAATGATTTAGTTGGTGACCAGTGTGATAACAATGAAGACATTGATGAAGATGGTTATCAGAACAACTTGGACAATTGCCCTTACATCCCTAATGCAAACCAAGCTGACCATGATAAGGATGGTAGAGGGGACGCTTGTGATTCAGATGATGACAATGATGGTGTTCCCGATGAACGAGACAACTGTCGGCTTGTTTATAATCCTGACCAAAAGGATTCTGATG GTGATGGTCGGGGTGATGCTTGCAAGGATGACTTTGATAATGACAGCATTCCAGATATTTTTGATGTGTGCCCTGAGAATAGTGACATTAGTGAAACTGACTTCAGGAAATTTCAGATGGTACCTTTGGATCCAAAGGGAACTGCACAGATTGATCCCAACTGGGTGATTCGCCACCAGGGCAAGGAATTGGTACAGACAGCCAACTCCGATCCTGGCATAGCTGTGG GTTTTGATGAATTCAGCGCAGTTGACTTCAGCGGTACATTTTATGTGAACACAGACCGTGATGATGACTATGCAGGCTTTGTTTTTGGTTACCAATCCAGCAGTAGGTTTTATGTGCTCATGTGGAAGCAGGTCACTCAGACATACTGGGAGGACAAGCCATCTAGAGCTTATGGATACTCTGGTGTGTCTGTCAAAGTTGTCAACTCCACAACAGGAACTGGGGAGCATTTAAGAAATGCCCTCTGGCATACTGGGAATACACCAGGAGAG GTAAGAACCTTGTGGCATGACCCCAAAAATGTTGGCTGGAAAGATTATACTGCTTACAGGTGGCATCTGACTCATAGACCTAAGACTGGGTTTATAAG AGTAGTAGTATATGAAGGGAAACAGATCATGGCAGATTCAGGCCCTCTTTATGACAAGACGTATGCTGGTGGACGACTGGGGCTCTTTGTTTTCTCCCAAGAAATGGTTTACTTCTCTGATCTGAAATATGAATGTAAAG ATTTCTGA